In Spirosoma aureum, a single genomic region encodes these proteins:
- a CDS encoding amidase — protein MKKFFVLLTACIGSFLFGAFITANDTQKPLTADMAEIAAHIFGLEFTPAERDSMLDNLNDLRTDYDALRKIDLPNDIAPALYFNPLPAGFKMPTGPSSFKTAPSIKVTVPANRNDLAFYTVSQLSELIKTRQISSVELTKFFLNRLKTFDPKLHCVITLTDELALKQAERADAELKAGKYRGPLHGIPYGAKDILAKKGYKTTWGSAPYQDQTLDVDATVIQKLEAAGAVLCVKTSVGELAMGDVWFGGKTRNPWKTENGSSGSSAGTASAVSAGLIPFGIGTETLGSIVSPSTVCGTTGLRPTFGRVSRYGAMALSWSMDKIGPIARSVDDCALVFNAIYGPDGNDPTVMAAPFQYSPLASLKGMRIGYVKKAFESNYATRANDSLTLQVLRNLGAELVPFELPTGMPANRISFLLGAEAAASFDELTRSGKDDKMVRQLKNAWPNEFRSSRFVPAVEYIQANRARTKLINEMAIQLKTANLDVYISPTYAGGNLTLTNLTGHPCVVLPNGFNKQNTPSSITFMGQLFEEGKVLAVAKAYQDATDWHKKHPEL, from the coding sequence ATGAAAAAATTCTTCGTTCTTCTTACTGCCTGTATCGGCAGTTTCCTGTTTGGTGCGTTTATTACCGCCAACGACACCCAAAAACCCTTAACAGCCGATATGGCTGAAATTGCCGCCCACATTTTCGGGCTGGAATTTACACCCGCTGAGCGCGATTCGATGCTCGATAATCTCAACGACCTTCGCACGGACTACGACGCCCTTCGGAAGATTGATTTACCCAATGATATTGCTCCAGCCCTGTACTTTAATCCACTGCCCGCTGGCTTCAAAATGCCCACCGGTCCCTCATCGTTTAAAACAGCACCATCCATAAAAGTTACCGTTCCCGCCAACCGAAATGACCTTGCCTTTTACACAGTCTCACAGTTGAGCGAACTCATCAAAACCCGACAAATTTCATCGGTTGAGCTAACAAAATTCTTCCTGAATCGGCTCAAAACATTTGATCCTAAGCTGCACTGTGTCATTACCTTAACCGACGAATTAGCGTTAAAGCAGGCAGAACGGGCCGACGCCGAGTTGAAAGCCGGTAAATATCGGGGGCCACTCCACGGAATCCCGTATGGTGCCAAGGATATTCTGGCGAAGAAAGGGTATAAAACAACCTGGGGATCCGCGCCTTATCAGGACCAGACGCTGGATGTCGATGCGACTGTTATTCAGAAGCTTGAAGCGGCTGGGGCTGTACTCTGCGTAAAAACATCGGTTGGCGAACTGGCCATGGGCGATGTCTGGTTTGGCGGTAAAACCCGTAATCCGTGGAAAACAGAAAATGGGTCCAGCGGCTCATCAGCCGGAACAGCCTCAGCCGTATCGGCCGGATTAATTCCTTTCGGTATCGGCACCGAAACACTCGGCTCTATTGTCTCACCGTCGACCGTTTGCGGTACTACAGGTTTGCGCCCAACGTTCGGGCGAGTGAGCCGCTACGGGGCAATGGCATTAAGCTGGAGCATGGATAAAATCGGGCCAATTGCTCGCTCTGTAGATGATTGCGCACTCGTTTTCAACGCGATTTACGGCCCCGATGGAAACGATCCGACTGTTATGGCAGCTCCGTTTCAGTATAGCCCATTGGCATCGCTCAAAGGAATGCGCATTGGGTACGTCAAAAAGGCCTTTGAAAGCAATTATGCAACCCGCGCCAACGACTCGTTAACGCTACAGGTTCTGCGAAACCTGGGCGCGGAGCTCGTTCCGTTTGAGTTACCAACGGGTATGCCAGCAAATCGAATTTCATTCTTACTCGGCGCTGAAGCCGCTGCTTCATTTGATGAACTGACTCGGTCGGGTAAAGACGACAAGATGGTTCGGCAGCTAAAAAACGCCTGGCCAAATGAGTTTCGTTCGTCACGGTTCGTCCCTGCGGTTGAATATATACAGGCCAATCGTGCCCGAACAAAACTGATCAATGAAATGGCAATACAACTCAAGACAGCCAATCTTGACGTATACATTAGCCCAACCTACGCAGGTGGAAATCTGACACTTACTAATCTCACAGGTCATCCCTGTGTGGTGCTCCCCAATGGTTTTAATAAGCAAAACACCCCGAGTAGCATCACATTTATGGGGCAGTTATTTGAAGAAGGTAAGGTACTGGCGGTAGCAAAGGCCTATCAGGACGCTACGGATTGGCACAAGAAACATCCCGAGTTATAG
- a CDS encoding OmpA family protein: protein MTVNLLDLAKVHLNDRVVGQLSVALGENEQKTQTAVNGALPAVLGGIIQKALEPDGAGTIMNFIGEIMTPNRVAGEVIAPEMGVLGQLNGLMTDTTGKLDSLLAIGTHMIRNLFGSKAYDIAEALAADSGIKQSSASSLMSLAAPVLLSLIGKKMADDTLGPVELASFLNAQTKNVQAAIPSGLGALLSTIPGLGLIGSLSGKLSTMANPVPQVRATPTASTLSYNNDSRRKNSNRWLPWLLLLLGALAMFFVLRSCRNDEKTSLSATTDSLGADMGNMASDVAATVDSGGSQVEVTVDSAGEALSDATANLGTFFKRKLPSGYELNIPEFGIENNLVKFIEDTTKPVDKTTWFNFDRLLFDTGKETLKPSSQEQLTNIAEILQAFPQVELKLGGYTDNTGSVELNQKLSQERADAVKAQLVKLGIDGSRLDAEGYGQQHPVASNDTAEGRAQNRRIAVRVTKK from the coding sequence ATGACAGTGAATCTTTTGGATCTGGCTAAAGTCCACCTCAACGACCGTGTTGTTGGTCAGTTAAGTGTTGCACTTGGTGAGAATGAACAGAAAACACAAACAGCGGTGAATGGTGCCCTCCCGGCTGTGTTAGGTGGTATAATTCAAAAAGCGTTAGAACCTGATGGAGCAGGAACGATAATGAATTTTATTGGTGAGATTATGACCCCGAACCGTGTAGCCGGCGAAGTAATCGCCCCGGAAATGGGCGTTTTGGGTCAATTAAACGGATTGATGACTGATACAACGGGCAAACTTGATAGCCTTTTGGCCATTGGTACTCACATGATTAGAAATCTGTTTGGAAGCAAAGCCTATGACATTGCCGAAGCCCTCGCGGCTGACAGTGGCATTAAACAATCATCTGCGTCATCACTGATGAGCCTGGCTGCGCCGGTGCTTTTAAGTCTCATCGGTAAGAAAATGGCCGACGATACGCTCGGCCCTGTAGAGTTGGCCAGTTTCCTGAATGCTCAGACAAAGAACGTTCAGGCCGCTATACCTTCGGGACTTGGCGCATTGCTAAGTACGATTCCCGGCCTTGGCCTGATTGGGAGTTTGAGCGGCAAACTGTCAACGATGGCAAACCCCGTTCCACAGGTTCGCGCTACTCCAACAGCCTCAACACTGAGTTATAACAACGATAGCCGGCGTAAAAACAGCAATCGCTGGTTGCCATGGCTATTATTACTGTTGGGCGCTCTGGCAATGTTTTTTGTTCTGCGCTCATGCCGAAACGACGAAAAAACGAGCTTATCAGCTACAACCGACAGCCTGGGAGCCGATATGGGAAATATGGCTTCAGATGTGGCAGCAACAGTGGATTCAGGCGGGAGTCAGGTAGAAGTGACCGTAGATTCGGCGGGTGAGGCTCTTAGCGATGCAACGGCAAATTTAGGTACATTCTTCAAGCGTAAACTTCCCTCTGGTTATGAACTGAACATTCCGGAGTTCGGCATTGAGAATAATCTCGTGAAATTTATTGAAGACACGACTAAGCCGGTTGATAAAACGACTTGGTTTAACTTCGACCGACTGCTGTTTGATACGGGAAAAGAAACACTAAAACCATCATCGCAGGAGCAGTTGACGAACATCGCTGAAATTCTGCAAGCGTTCCCGCAGGTAGAACTTAAACTAGGCGGCTATACGGATAACACCGGCAGTGTCGAACTAAACCAAAAGCTATCTCAGGAGCGGGCCGATGCGGTCAAGGCTCAATTAGTAAAACTTGGCATTGACGGATCACGTTTGGACGCTGAAGGATATGGTCAGCAACATCCGGTAGCCTCAAATGATACCGCCGAAGGCAGAGCTCAGAATCGTCGGATTGCGGTTCGGGTAACGAAGAAGTAA
- a CDS encoding nucleotidyltransferase family protein, whose product MQPTLLILAAGMGSRYGGVKQLDQFGPNGETIIDYSLFDAIRAGFGKVVFIIRQELRADFEEVFGQKLAGKIDVDYAIQALSSYVPAELGEVKRTKPWGTGHAMLCAKDHTKTPFAVINADDFYGLEAFQLIGDFLTTDTDNQLHAMVGYEVKNTLSENGSVSRGVCEVNENGNLVSVIERTKIYEKENGLEGRRIVYEEPEGLTPLSPDTPVSMNFWGFKPTVFPLVQHQFESYAIANIDSPKAEFYIPTVMTNLIQTDLGHCKVFRSRSEWFGVTYPEDKPVVQAALKRLHDEGKYPEKLW is encoded by the coding sequence ATGCAACCTACCCTTTTAATTCTGGCGGCTGGTATGGGCAGCCGTTATGGCGGAGTTAAGCAACTCGACCAGTTTGGGCCAAACGGAGAGACAATCATTGACTATTCTCTTTTCGATGCTATCCGGGCGGGGTTCGGAAAGGTCGTTTTTATTATACGCCAGGAGCTGCGTGCCGACTTTGAAGAGGTATTCGGCCAGAAGTTAGCCGGAAAAATTGATGTGGATTATGCCATCCAGGCATTGAGTTCATACGTTCCGGCTGAGTTAGGCGAAGTGAAGCGTACCAAGCCGTGGGGTACCGGTCATGCCATGCTTTGTGCAAAGGACCATACTAAAACTCCATTTGCTGTTATTAATGCCGATGACTTTTATGGACTGGAAGCGTTTCAGCTGATTGGCGATTTTCTAACGACGGATACGGATAACCAACTCCACGCCATGGTGGGTTATGAAGTGAAAAACACGCTTTCGGAGAATGGATCGGTTTCACGCGGGGTGTGTGAGGTGAATGAAAACGGCAATCTCGTATCCGTGATCGAGCGTACGAAAATCTACGAGAAGGAGAACGGTCTGGAGGGTCGGCGGATTGTATATGAAGAGCCGGAAGGCCTAACTCCTTTATCGCCCGATACACCCGTTTCAATGAATTTCTGGGGTTTCAAACCGACTGTTTTCCCATTGGTACAACATCAGTTCGAAAGTTACGCCATTGCGAATATTGATTCGCCCAAGGCTGAGTTTTACATTCCAACGGTTATGACGAATCTTATTCAAACTGACCTTGGGCATTGTAAAGTATTCAGGAGCCGCTCTGAGTGGTTTGGCGTCACCTATCCGGAAGATAAGCCAGTTGTACAGGCGGCTTTGAAGCGTCTGCATGATGAAGGAAAATACCCGGAGAAATTATGGTAA
- a CDS encoding T9SS type A sorting domain-containing protein, whose translation MKKDLFLVGLLVVSGSVVAQDYPLQITLSQFVTAGLLIDQKASETIVASNGISQGAMVYYTAGKSVTLQPGFMAQAGSVFTATVANVNGSWPTSEESHLSARVYPNPFVEQTTIDYSIPLRGRVRHTLMDATRRVLRQSEEHDEQSSGNYQIQLKGDNLPAGLYLYKLQLGSESRTLRLLKKP comes from the coding sequence ATGAAAAAGGACCTATTCTTAGTCGGCTTACTAGTTGTTAGTGGTTCGGTTGTAGCACAAGATTATCCACTACAAATAACGCTGAGCCAATTTGTAACAGCAGGGCTTCTGATCGATCAGAAAGCCAGTGAGACGATCGTGGCCAGTAACGGTATAAGTCAGGGAGCAATGGTGTACTATACCGCTGGCAAATCCGTAACATTGCAACCGGGCTTTATGGCGCAGGCAGGTTCGGTATTCACGGCTACTGTGGCAAATGTAAACGGCTCCTGGCCCACGAGTGAAGAATCTCATTTATCCGCCCGCGTGTATCCTAACCCCTTTGTGGAGCAAACAACCATTGATTATAGTATACCGTTACGTGGTCGGGTGCGTCATACGCTTATGGATGCTACCCGGCGCGTGTTGAGACAATCAGAAGAGCACGACGAGCAATCGTCCGGAAATTATCAAATTCAGTTAAAAGGCGATAATTTACCGGCGGGCCTGTATCTCTATAAATTACAGCTTGGTAGCGAAAGTCGTACGTTACGGCTACTTAAAAAGCCATGA
- a CDS encoding autotransporter outer membrane beta-barrel domain-containing protein produces the protein MKAICTFLIGALVVLPVLTRAQNNYVANTTNSATPGSNNTLVGPFAGNFVTTGSNNVFLGGNAGFFNTTGSLNTFTGSSAGYSNSTGGNNTFTGYYAGFGNQTGSFNAFLGFGVGRENTTGSSNTLMGPYAGYSNQTGSQNTFMGYYAGYNNVSSGNTFIGYQSGTNNTSGQYNTFLGYQANAGSGGLVNATALGNNATVNVSNAVVIGNNAMVGIGTSSPTNRLHINSGEVNKSGLRLEEVNDDDPVSRFTNKFLSVDGDGNVILAGYSNGGREAAVESLWQRKGRFLQSSNDDAVIIGQNVLKTPVGYRLFVQEGILTEKVKVAIKNTADWSDKVFAPAYKLQSLAQVEQYITAHRHLPGVPSAEQLVKEGMDVAKMDAKLLEKIEELTLYLIEQRNELAAVQEQNRQLKERMMVLEAKVNH, from the coding sequence ATGAAAGCGATTTGCACATTCCTGATCGGCGCACTGGTAGTATTGCCAGTACTAACCAGAGCTCAGAACAACTACGTCGCCAATACAACGAACTCAGCTACTCCCGGTAGTAACAACACGCTGGTTGGTCCCTTTGCAGGCAACTTCGTTACTACAGGATCTAACAATGTCTTTTTGGGTGGTAATGCAGGGTTCTTTAATACGACCGGATCACTGAATACCTTCACTGGTTCTTCGGCGGGTTACAGCAATTCAACGGGTGGTAACAATACGTTCACAGGCTACTACGCTGGTTTCGGTAATCAAACCGGCTCTTTTAATGCTTTTCTGGGATTTGGCGTGGGCCGTGAAAATACCACCGGGTCGTCTAATACGTTGATGGGGCCTTATGCCGGGTACTCCAATCAGACTGGTAGTCAGAATACGTTCATGGGTTATTACGCGGGCTACAACAATGTTTCATCAGGCAACACATTCATTGGCTATCAATCGGGTACCAACAACACCTCTGGTCAGTATAACACCTTTCTGGGTTATCAGGCCAATGCAGGTTCAGGCGGCCTGGTCAATGCAACAGCCCTTGGTAACAACGCAACTGTCAACGTATCTAATGCCGTCGTCATTGGTAATAATGCAATGGTCGGAATAGGGACCAGTAGCCCAACAAATCGCTTGCACATCAATAGCGGAGAAGTCAATAAATCAGGGCTACGGCTCGAAGAGGTTAATGACGATGATCCCGTTAGCCGCTTTACCAACAAATTTTTAAGCGTCGATGGCGACGGTAATGTCATTTTGGCTGGGTATAGCAATGGTGGTCGTGAAGCGGCTGTAGAGAGTTTGTGGCAACGCAAGGGGCGCTTCCTCCAAAGCAGTAATGACGATGCTGTTATTATTGGTCAGAATGTACTGAAAACGCCTGTCGGATACCGGCTGTTTGTTCAGGAAGGTATTTTAACCGAGAAAGTGAAAGTAGCCATTAAGAACACCGCCGACTGGTCCGATAAAGTATTTGCACCAGCCTATAAACTACAATCGCTCGCTCAGGTTGAACAATACATTACTGCTCATCGGCATTTACCGGGTGTTCCGTCGGCTGAGCAACTGGTAAAAGAAGGGATGGATGTCGCCAAAATGGATGCTAAACTGTTAGAGAAAATAGAAGAACTGACCTTGTATTTAATTGAACAGCGCAATGAGTTAGCCGCCGTTCAGGAGCAGAACCGGCAATTGAAAGAGAGAATGATGGTCTTGGAGGCAAAAGTTAACCATTAA
- a CDS encoding YceI family protein, giving the protein MKKLALLCAMALSAFLWGCKKTDDDVVATVYELDDTKSVAEWKGYLRTGYFNEGSIRVQSENLTSQNGKISGGIFSIPLSSLVNYNLPTDSLKQQLVHHLQSADFFNMAVHPAITYTITSVTSYTGSTSNAIDGANYQVNGDLMMLGKTNAVNFPAKIDLTNNQIMAEGILKVDRTKWGITYASDHALPDANFIQPDIDIHLKLVGSKK; this is encoded by the coding sequence ATGAAGAAATTAGCTTTATTATGTGCAATGGCCTTATCTGCTTTTCTGTGGGGATGCAAGAAAACGGATGATGATGTGGTTGCCACAGTGTATGAACTCGACGATACGAAATCAGTAGCTGAGTGGAAAGGATATCTTCGCACCGGGTATTTCAATGAAGGGTCTATTCGTGTTCAAAGTGAAAATCTGACGAGTCAAAACGGAAAAATTAGTGGCGGTATATTCAGCATTCCCCTTTCTTCTCTAGTCAATTACAATTTACCGACCGACTCCCTGAAGCAACAACTAGTGCACCACCTGCAAAGTGCCGACTTTTTCAATATGGCTGTTCATCCAGCCATAACCTATACGATCACCAGCGTTACGAGCTATACGGGCAGTACGTCTAATGCGATCGATGGGGCCAACTATCAGGTAAACGGGGACCTAATGATGTTAGGTAAAACCAATGCGGTTAATTTTCCGGCTAAAATTGATTTAACCAACAATCAGATTATGGCGGAGGGAATTCTGAAAGTAGACCGGACCAAATGGGGAATAACCTACGCGTCAGATCATGCTTTACCCGACGCCAATTTCATCCAGCCTGATATTGATATTCACCTTAAATTAGTGGGTAGCAAAAAATAA
- a CDS encoding LytTR family DNA-binding domain-containing protein: protein MTFFFEQATVISTELLDCLPIRLYARNDSRQLCSPADIVCLEAEKNYCWVCLKDGQRLLTTKTLKHHHSQLPANWFVRLHRNCVVNRQFIEKIELADGSYRVDVTTGESFPVSRRRWREIRRQLLGNQAIKSRSIMASFR, encoded by the coding sequence ATGACTTTCTTTTTTGAACAGGCAACGGTCATTTCTACCGAATTGCTTGATTGTCTTCCTATACGACTATACGCTCGTAATGATAGTCGCCAATTATGTTCTCCAGCTGATATCGTTTGTTTAGAAGCTGAAAAGAATTATTGCTGGGTGTGTTTAAAAGATGGGCAGCGGTTATTAACAACCAAGACATTAAAGCACCATCATAGCCAGTTGCCAGCCAATTGGTTTGTCCGTCTTCATCGAAATTGTGTAGTAAACCGGCAATTTATTGAAAAAATAGAATTGGCCGATGGTAGCTATCGGGTTGATGTAACGACCGGCGAGTCATTTCCTGTTTCGCGTCGTCGATGGAGGGAAATTCGCCGTCAATTATTGGGTAATCAAGCTATAAAAAGTCGTTCGATTATGGCTTCTTTTCGCTAA
- a CDS encoding response regulator codes for MPDFFSPLIYAVDDDEDDRYLLEHIFTDHFKECDLRLFDNGAALLTHLTHQLDGRLPDMIILDLAMPVFSGFELLHFLKQNDDFSLIPVSILSATLHKEHIDLCYELGSSSYLSKSQSYIELVSSIQELQRYWSEALVLKKRTQKQYSRLLEVIDLESLSLN; via the coding sequence ATGCCTGATTTTTTTAGTCCGTTAATCTATGCTGTAGACGATGACGAAGACGATCGCTACTTGTTAGAGCATATTTTTACTGATCATTTTAAGGAATGCGACTTGCGGTTATTTGACAATGGAGCAGCGCTCTTAACCCATTTAACGCATCAATTAGACGGTAGACTACCAGATATGATTATTCTGGATTTGGCTATGCCTGTCTTTAGTGGTTTTGAACTTCTTCATTTTTTAAAGCAAAACGACGATTTTAGCTTAATACCTGTTTCGATTCTGTCAGCAACGCTCCATAAAGAGCATATAGATCTGTGCTATGAATTAGGGTCAAGTAGCTACCTGAGCAAATCGCAAAGTTATATTGAGTTGGTTTCCAGTATTCAAGAGTTGCAACGGTACTGGTCGGAAGCACTCGTTCTAAAAAAAAGAACCCAAAAGCAGTACTCAAGGCTACTGGAAGTAATTGACCTGGAAAGTCTTTCGCTTAATTAA
- a CDS encoding alpha-galactosidase: MIRPVFVFVVLLCLTIVTAWSAPGDTHIVIETRRTALVIRVDKDQNPTIVHLGQRLDRTDEYARIPGNGKRGEDYTGIYNSVYTPAGGRNLLEPAIQVTHADGNPSLDLRYVRHERKSAEEGTVLTAVYLKDPQYPFEVTLYYKAYQNEDVIEQWSTIRHTEKKNVTLYKYASANLYIPAENYYLTHFHGDWANEMNPTEELLSEGIKMLDTKLGTRADLFQPPSFMVALNQPAEEDKGEVMAGTLAWSGNYQIAFEVDPLHNLRLTAGINPYASAYSLTPGKEFTTPAFLFTYSNSGKGTASRNLHRWARKFRIPQGQGNRLTLLNNWEATYFDFNEEKLTALFKDGKKLGVDLFLLDDGWFGNKYPRNDDRAGLGDWQENIKKLPHGLGHLVKEAEGAGIKFGIWLEPEMVSPKSELYEKHPDWVLKLPNRQEYYFRNQLVLDLTNPKVQEFVYGIVDDVVTKNPTLSYIKWDCNAVIYNAFSATNPNPSHLYVDYVQGLYKVMERLRTKYPTLPMMLCSGGGGRVDYGALRYFTEFWPSDNTDGLERVFIQWNYSYFFPAIATCNHVTDWGKQPIKFRTDVAMMGKVGYDIVVSKLDEKELEFSQQALKTYEQIKTVVWQGDLFRLSSPYTSDIASLMYVSESRDRAVWFSYLTKNRYKAGSTAPIRLKGLDPAKNYSVRELNVYPGTKSAINTETTVYSGNYLMTIGFNPNVDTRRTSVVLELAESK, encoded by the coding sequence ATGATTCGACCTGTTTTTGTATTTGTGGTCTTGCTTTGCCTGACCATAGTAACAGCCTGGAGCGCACCTGGTGACACACACATCGTTATCGAAACCCGCCGAACCGCTCTGGTCATTCGGGTGGACAAAGACCAGAATCCGACTATTGTCCACCTCGGTCAACGGCTTGATCGCACCGACGAGTACGCGCGCATTCCGGGAAATGGCAAACGTGGGGAAGATTATACGGGCATTTACAATTCCGTTTACACGCCTGCCGGGGGGCGAAATCTATTGGAGCCAGCCATTCAGGTGACCCATGCCGACGGGAATCCATCACTTGACCTGCGCTATGTGCGGCATGAACGTAAGTCCGCAGAGGAAGGCACTGTGCTGACAGCGGTTTATCTGAAAGACCCTCAATATCCGTTTGAGGTGACGCTGTACTATAAAGCTTATCAGAACGAAGATGTTATCGAGCAGTGGTCTACGATCCGACATACCGAAAAAAAGAACGTTACGCTGTATAAATACGCATCAGCGAACCTGTACATTCCGGCAGAGAATTATTACCTGACGCATTTCCACGGCGACTGGGCTAACGAAATGAATCCAACCGAAGAACTGCTTTCGGAAGGCATCAAAATGCTGGATACAAAATTAGGAACGCGGGCAGATCTGTTTCAACCGCCCTCGTTTATGGTCGCACTGAATCAGCCCGCCGAAGAAGATAAAGGCGAAGTGATGGCCGGAACGCTGGCCTGGTCGGGTAACTACCAGATTGCATTTGAGGTCGATCCGCTGCATAACTTGCGGCTTACGGCCGGGATTAATCCGTATGCATCGGCCTATTCGCTGACACCAGGAAAGGAGTTTACGACACCGGCGTTTCTATTCACGTATTCAAATTCAGGCAAAGGGACCGCCAGCCGGAATCTGCACCGTTGGGCGCGTAAGTTCCGTATTCCGCAGGGGCAGGGTAATCGCCTGACGTTGCTCAACAACTGGGAAGCCACCTATTTCGATTTTAATGAAGAAAAGTTGACAGCGCTTTTTAAGGATGGCAAGAAACTAGGTGTCGATCTGTTTTTGCTCGATGACGGTTGGTTTGGCAACAAATACCCGCGTAACGACGATCGTGCTGGTTTGGGCGACTGGCAGGAAAATATAAAAAAACTGCCGCATGGTTTGGGCCATCTGGTCAAAGAAGCCGAGGGCGCGGGAATTAAATTCGGTATCTGGCTGGAGCCAGAAATGGTGAGCCCCAAGAGCGAACTTTACGAAAAACATCCCGACTGGGTGCTGAAGCTCCCAAACCGTCAGGAATATTATTTTAGAAATCAACTGGTACTCGATCTGACTAATCCCAAAGTTCAGGAGTTCGTCTACGGTATTGTCGATGATGTGGTGACGAAAAATCCAACGTTAAGCTATATCAAATGGGATTGTAATGCCGTCATTTATAACGCATTTTCGGCAACTAATCCCAATCCATCACACCTATATGTAGACTATGTGCAAGGCTTGTATAAGGTGATGGAGCGGCTACGCACGAAATATCCGACCTTACCTATGATGCTTTGTTCGGGGGGCGGGGGACGTGTCGATTACGGCGCTTTACGGTACTTTACCGAGTTCTGGCCGAGCGACAATACCGACGGTCTGGAGCGGGTGTTCATCCAATGGAATTATTCCTATTTCTTCCCGGCTATTGCTACCTGTAACCACGTTACTGATTGGGGAAAACAGCCAATCAAGTTTCGGACGGATGTGGCCATGATGGGCAAAGTCGGCTACGACATCGTTGTCAGTAAGTTAGATGAGAAAGAATTGGAATTCAGCCAGCAGGCGCTGAAAACGTACGAGCAGATCAAGACAGTTGTGTGGCAGGGCGATTTATTTAGATTGTCATCGCCGTATACCAGTGACATAGCATCGTTGATGTATGTGAGCGAATCCAGGGATCGGGCTGTGTGGTTTTCGTATTTAACCAAAAATCGCTACAAGGCTGGTAGCACCGCACCCATTCGCCTGAAAGGGCTCGACCCGGCCAAAAACTATTCGGTTCGGGAATTGAATGTATATCCGGGAACAAAATCAGCGATTAATACTGAAACCACTGTTTATTCCGGAAACTACCTGATGACCATTGGCTTTAATCCCAACGTCGATACGCGCCGAACCAGTGTTGTACTCGAATTGGCAGAAAGTAAATAA
- a CDS encoding NIPSNAP family protein, whose protein sequence is MKRRNFVASSLLAVPALANSESNKPDAQKAVYEWRTYEPKYGSPQSTIENYLKDALIPALNRQGVKNVGAFREMGKSDPAKLHVLIPYPSWDAYITAASKLTSDQAFGQASQAYISLPPEKAPFGRYSTSLMSAFDGLPQLIVPEKQPRIFELRTYEGYIEDAVRRKIKMFNVDEIKIFNKTKLYPVFFGEVVAGEHMPCLTYMLTFKDMAERDANWKQFSADPDWKTTAQAPEYANTVSNIIRIFLEPTNYSQI, encoded by the coding sequence ATGAAACGAAGAAATTTTGTGGCCTCATCGCTACTGGCCGTTCCTGCGCTGGCGAATTCTGAAAGCAACAAGCCTGATGCACAGAAAGCCGTATATGAATGGCGAACCTATGAGCCCAAGTACGGCTCTCCGCAATCGACTATTGAAAATTACTTAAAAGATGCACTGATTCCGGCGCTAAACCGGCAAGGTGTTAAGAATGTAGGGGCTTTTCGGGAGATGGGTAAATCGGACCCGGCCAAACTACACGTTTTGATTCCCTACCCATCCTGGGATGCATACATTACGGCGGCCAGCAAGCTGACCAGCGATCAGGCATTTGGGCAGGCCAGTCAGGCTTATATAAGCCTGCCGCCCGAAAAAGCGCCTTTTGGTCGCTATAGCACGTCATTGATGAGCGCGTTTGATGGATTACCACAACTGATTGTACCCGAAAAACAACCCAGAATTTTCGAACTGCGTACCTACGAAGGCTATATCGAAGATGCTGTTCGGCGGAAGATAAAAATGTTTAATGTGGATGAGATCAAGATCTTTAACAAAACGAAACTATACCCGGTATTTTTTGGGGAGGTTGTGGCGGGTGAGCACATGCCTTGCCTAACTTATATGCTAACATTTAAGGATATGGCAGAACGTGACGCTAACTGGAAACAATTTAGCGCCGATCCTGATTGGAAAACTACTGCTCAGGCGCCGGAATATGCCAACACAGTATCAAACATTATCCGGATTTTTCTGGAGCCGACCAACTATTCTCAAATTTAG